The nucleotide sequence ATTGAGTGTACTAACTGCCCAAACTCGTCTCATGTCCTCGGTGTGATCAAAACGCAGATAGAAAAAACCTTTCCCCAAAGGGATTAAACGCCAAGCCTTAAAACCCCATATGGTCTCAAGCTTATTTCTAAGATGAACCGTTTGAATTGGTGTAGAACCCTTAGGTAAAAAGCATAGGCATGAGTTATGGAAAGAGGGTAGACAACGTGGTCGATGGATCAGCAAGCAAAACATGCCGGCCTCACAAAACTCTGAGGTGTATCCATGTAGGAGTTTTGTGTGTTCAAGAAGCTCCGGTGATCGGGCTTTAATTTCTAACAATATTAAGTTTATTGGCATCTGTGTTCTTCATTTTCGTAATCTCGTTAGTTAATACAAATATCAATTGAAATTTCCACAGTGACATACAAATAGCATCTCACTTGATTTTCATTGCTCTAAATATCACAGTAGTTTGCCTAACAGGGCATAATTGCCCTTTTACTTGGGAAAATTACAAACACGCCCAACGACATTATTTATAACCAGCTTTGATTATACAAAACTGCTTGCTAACCCTGTTTTGTGGAGATATAATGGACATGAACATAGGAATGAAAAAACAGGCAGCTAAAAAGGAGAGAGCTTTAGAGGCTTTGAAGTAGTTTGAGAGTTTCGTCGATATGCTTCTCGGGCTGGAACTGATTGTTGTAGATGAGTTGAACCACCCCATTCTTGTCCAGAACATATGTCTCTCTCCCTGGCAATGCCCCAAACAGATCCGACGGCACTCCCCATTCTTTCCTCACCTTGTTACCCTCATCGCTGAGTAATGTGAACGGAAGTCTGTTCTTCTTTGCAAACTCCTACAAACATTTGCAATCGTAATCAACTTTGAGCATTGATTTGCAGCGGTTATGCATACAAAGCATACAAAACAAGTGTCGAATAAACTACTAGAGAGAACGAACATTCGCGATTTATAATTCTTAGCTCACGTAGTAGCAGCTTAAGTTTTCGATTACATTGAAAAACCAACAAATTTATCCTTACATCCGTTGAAGAATCAATGAGCTTTGGCCTTGTGCATAATTACCAAACTAAGCCTCAATGTGATGACAGTACATGATCTAAACACACAAAGCTTTCACAGTACCTTGTGTGATGATGGGTCATCACCGCTGATCCCTACAACCTCGGCACCGGCCTTCTTAAACTTCTCGTAAGAATCTCTGAAAGCACAAGCCTAAGGAAGTATCAATTTGTCAGTGTCAGTACTAACTAAAGGCACAATGTTTATCCGGTGTTGTCAGCTTCAATGCAAATTCCATATCATTAACCGAAAATTTACCGATACATAGCAGAAGTGAAAATTATTGGACAAAACTAATCCAGGATAAGCATATCAAGCataaaaaacttcaaattaattGGAATTAGAACATACAAAACAATGTGATTAGTTTTAAACCTGTTTGGTGCAGCTAGGGCTCTCATCAGCAGGGTAGAAATAGAGAACCACAGGCCTTCCCTTAAATTTGGAGAGGCTCACAGTTTTTCCATCCTGATCTTTCAACGTGAAGGCTGGTGGAACCGTACCCTTGTCCACCTGTCCACAAACAGACCAACCTAACTAATCAATAAAACAAATTAGCCGGACTTGTAGCTCAGATGATTAAGAGCGTTTATCCCGAtaataagaaagaaaagataTATAAGCAAATGAACCTTAGCAGAAATGAACATCTTGCCAGAGGAAGATGAAGGGATTGGCAGAGTGGAAGAAGTGGAGAACTTGAGGCCATAGAATTTAGAATGTGAAGAGCTGGAGGCAATTGGGAGGGTTTGGGAAGATGGGTAGTGTTTGGGAGTTCGGGTGGGGAGTAGAGAGGGGAAGGCTGGCTGCTTGGGAACTGAGAGAGAGGCCATTGGATTGGATTAGACTGGACAGGACAAAACTAATCAGAGAGATACAAAGTTGTCTCCGAAGTTTCTCtgttttttgttgggttttatgACAATTGGTGGAGGAAGATAAGGGAGGGAGAGTGTTGGGTGTCGGGGAGAAGATGGGGATTTAGTGGCTTTTGTGGACGATTGCTGACCCCAACCTTGGTACACGTCACATTTGTCGAGTTCAACCGACAAAGTTTGTAATTTAAATTTCAAGCTGATTACAATATATGTATTTACTTAATTTAATCATGTTAATGCAAGTATCTAGCACGCATCAACTTGTCATTAAATGTGTTTAGTTGTTGAGTTGATGCATAATTTAGTATTAgtttgctttaatttttttttttaaagaaattttgGTCACTGGGAAAATAAAAGTCTTATTTTTAGCAGCGTTTCTGGAATTCTATTTTGATCTTACTTTGCCCTGTAACTTAAAAGTCATCATTTTACTCTCTGAAACTCAAATTCGTTTCACTTTGACCTGTGGACTCTCACTTCTCTCTTAAACTTATAGGTTACCTCCTCAAATATATGGGAGACCTAACATCCAATAAGACTCTGCCACATGTGCAATAAACttgattataaatctccatTATACTTTAACATTCAATAACCAgagaatattaagtttaaaagaaattgaagagatgaaaaaaaataaaaaagaaattgattagcatgTCGCTCCCAAATCAAAcccacataagaaattaacacaTCTAGGACAACGTGAAATAAATTCTAAGTTTTATAGAAACGACTTTTAAGTTTCAGATAGCAAAATaagatcaaaatcgagttctAGGGACAAAGTGGAGCAAATTATGAGTTTCAGGGAGTAAAGTAGCGACTTAAAAATTATGAGTTTCAGGGAGTAAAAAAGCAACTTTTAAGTTACATGGAGTGAAGTGAGATTAAAATCGAGTTTCAAAAGGCGTAACAAAAAATAAGCTAAAATAGAATGGTATGCATACATTTGTAAAGGGCTTTACCCCAAGTGGTTTTTGTTCACCCAAGCCCAAGTTTCTGGACAGAACCAGTTTTgagtttagttttattttgggCCTTGAGCCCGGTTATACCAATACTGAGGAAAGAAAATCAAACATAAATATTCCGCGAAATTTGGAGGGAGAAGAATACTCCACAGTAAACGTGGGATCTTTGAAGAAACGAAAGCGTGACCAGTGCGAATCGAAATCGGtaataaaccctaaacccctaaatTCTCAGTACTAATCTCCTTGCGTGTGGAATCCCTAATTGGGTTTCCGAATTGTGAACAGGATAAAGCGTTCTGGGTTGGGTTCTCTGCGTTTTCTCTCGAAGCATTAGAATTATGGAGAGTTTGCAGAAGTTGATTGGGAAAATCCCGAAAGACCCCCCAAAATTGGGCTCCGCTTCGGCTTCCTTCGACCCTCACCGTGGGACTGAAGGTCTCGCCGCCGCTCTGTCTTCCTCCGATCAGTCTCGTATTTTGCTTAACAGACCTGCCAGGTAcctgtctctctctttctctccttgTTTTTTACTTTACTTGTTCAGTTCTTT is from Pyrus communis chromosome 10, drPyrComm1.1, whole genome shotgun sequence and encodes:
- the LOC137747240 gene encoding peroxiredoxin Q, chloroplastic-like produces the protein MASLSVPKQPAFPSLLPTRTPKHYPSSQTLPIASSSSHSKFYGLKFSTSSTLPIPSSSSGKMFISAKVDKGTVPPAFTLKDQDGKTVSLSKFKGRPVVLYFYPADESPSCTKQACAFRDSYEKFKKAGAEVVGISGDDPSSHKEFAKKNRLPFTLLSDEGNKVRKEWGVPSDLFGALPGRETYVLDKNGVVQLIYNNQFQPEKHIDETLKLLQSL
- the LOC137746429 gene encoding uncharacterized protein, with amino-acid sequence MESLQKLIGKIPKDPPKLGSASASFDPHRGTEGLAAALSSSDQSRILLNRPARQLVSLWTCSKLCTICFVAGIVVGYTLKRRVRSWTSKLLKKIRDD